One segment of Trichlorobacter ammonificans DNA contains the following:
- the rdgC gene encoding recombination-associated protein RdgC: MGVYSNTVSFAQYRIQGELPGEERFDWLAAALSGRIFRSIEQSAEEQAEGWTCTDRPDDPAFAAAADFWRDRYLFFTYRRDQRRIPSALLKSHLGRAEGEELAKRPELKRLPKQKREELAERVKLGLLSRTLPTPATVDLVWQQDEGLLTLFSSSAKAMERFEELFPKSFENLRPQLIYPYARALSLLDEAGRERLAALNQAASEAALDEIRSNGWLGAEFLLWLLQGGLEGGSFRVMVPGRYEQGTAFAAWIDDRIQLQGASEAGPQKVAVSGSQDSYLEARSALKSGKSISNAAIHLEMGELEWRFVLNAELFTFGSFKCPPVRIEREGAEELSERESAFFERMYLLEAGLQLFDSLLAAYLQERLGDAWEERLLTIRDWLEAA, from the coding sequence ATGGGAGTTTATTCAAATACCGTCAGCTTTGCCCAATACCGCATCCAGGGAGAACTCCCCGGGGAGGAACGCTTCGACTGGCTTGCTGCGGCGCTGTCGGGACGCATTTTCAGGAGCATCGAACAGTCGGCGGAGGAACAGGCCGAAGGCTGGACCTGCACCGACCGGCCGGACGACCCCGCCTTCGCGGCCGCGGCTGACTTCTGGCGCGACCGTTACCTCTTCTTTACCTACCGCCGTGATCAGCGTCGCATACCGTCCGCCTTGCTCAAATCCCATCTCGGCCGGGCCGAAGGGGAAGAACTGGCCAAGCGCCCCGAACTGAAGCGCCTTCCCAAACAGAAACGGGAAGAGCTCGCCGAACGGGTGAAGCTGGGACTCCTGTCCAGGACACTGCCCACACCGGCCACGGTGGACCTGGTCTGGCAGCAGGACGAGGGGCTGCTCACCCTGTTTTCCTCCTCCGCCAAGGCCATGGAGCGTTTTGAGGAGCTGTTTCCCAAGAGCTTTGAAAACCTGCGCCCCCAGTTGATCTACCCCTACGCCCGCGCCCTTTCCCTGCTGGACGAGGCCGGCCGGGAACGGCTGGCAGCCCTGAACCAGGCCGCTTCCGAGGCTGCGCTGGACGAAATCCGGAGCAACGGCTGGCTGGGGGCGGAGTTTCTGCTCTGGCTGCTGCAGGGTGGACTGGAGGGAGGAAGCTTCCGGGTGATGGTGCCGGGGCGGTACGAGCAGGGGACTGCCTTTGCCGCCTGGATCGACGACCGGATTCAGTTGCAGGGGGCCAGCGAAGCCGGACCGCAGAAGGTGGCGGTAAGCGGCTCCCAGGACAGCTACCTGGAAGCCCGCTCGGCCCTGAAAAGCGGCAAAAGCATCAGCAACGCCGCCATCCACCTGGAAATGGGCGAGCTTGAGTGGCGTTTCGTGCTGAACGCCGAGCTGTTCACCTTCGGCTCCTTCAAATGCCCGCCGGTCAGGATCGAACGGGAGGGGGCTGAGGAACTCTCCGAACGGGAGTCGGCCTTCTTTGAGCGGATGTACCTGCTGGAGGCCGGCCTGCAGCTGTTCGACAGCCTTCTTGCCGCTTACCTGCAGGAGCGCCTGGGGGATGCCTGGGAGGAACGCCTGCTGACGATCCGGGATTGGCTGGAGGCGGCGTAG
- a CDS encoding right-handed parallel beta-helix repeat-containing protein, translating to MLALTTQASAGRIWYVNHAGSGSQDGRSWASAFRSLQSALAAVGEGDEVWVARGSYYPDAADPAVSFVLRENTALYGGFGGTETTREQRDVRKHPTILSGNIGRGDKTRNTRTIVIGANNALLDGFTISDAYAVDEARMHLVPADILKNDMVVGGGMRNFMVSPIVRNCIFRNNYSPKGGAVYNVRKPGGIQAKFINVDFIDNTAQVRGGAVSNDLGAMPLFINCRFLNNRSQDKGGALYNDFAASPLLLNCLFENNSAVSAGAIGNDGGSSPLLVNVTIRNNRADSGLGRGLYQGTGANNNPVLIRSTVDDIYNWHEDLVAVLDSTAPQGQTVPLNRFIAISKLKGQLTEHDLRDTPDTAAGFQPALDGEGLLLNPLVAKLLNFLNQNNATITYREEYARPAVNRAAAAGAVIHVAPAAKGAAGGDGSSWSSPLTDLQQAIELASLSKASVWIKAGTYRPLRQVEGRIAAFILYDDVKLYGGFAGTETALTQRGAGHATILSARTTEGEYRYPHVLYGANNAVLDRLTIRDGKADGMTYNGKGGGLLAYHAGKTFLPHDPAVGFTMAITNCRFEHNEALEGGAIYAFGKATLTVTETVFENNRAVYGGAVMDREGNRSGYANCSFTGNSAAADGGAYYADYGSHVAFSNSTFSGNSAKESGGAIYELSRASQLEATVVSVEGGGFSGNTAGRGASIFNLDASELTVKNAAYPAGSISGIFK from the coding sequence ATGCTTGCACTGACGACACAGGCGTCCGCCGGCCGGATCTGGTACGTCAACCATGCCGGCAGCGGCAGCCAGGATGGCCGCAGTTGGGCCTCCGCCTTCCGCTCCCTGCAGAGCGCCCTTGCCGCAGTGGGGGAGGGGGATGAAGTCTGGGTCGCCCGGGGCAGCTATTATCCGGATGCCGCCGACCCGGCGGTCTCCTTTGTCCTGCGGGAAAACACCGCGCTCTACGGCGGCTTCGGCGGCACGGAAACAACGCGGGAGCAGCGGGATGTCCGCAAGCATCCCACCATCTTGAGCGGCAATATCGGCAGGGGGGACAAAACCCGCAACACCCGTACCATCGTCATCGGGGCGAACAACGCCCTTCTCGACGGCTTCACCATCTCCGACGCCTATGCCGTCGATGAGGCGCGGATGCACCTGGTGCCGGCCGACATCCTGAAAAACGATATGGTTGTCGGTGGCGGCATGCGCAACTTCATGGTCAGCCCGATCGTGCGCAACTGCATTTTCAGGAACAATTACTCTCCCAAGGGCGGGGCGGTCTACAACGTCCGCAAGCCGGGCGGCATACAGGCGAAGTTCATCAATGTCGATTTCATCGACAACACCGCCCAGGTGCGTGGCGGTGCGGTCAGTAACGACCTGGGGGCCATGCCGCTCTTCATTAACTGCCGTTTTCTCAATAACCGCAGTCAGGACAAGGGAGGCGCCCTGTACAATGATTTTGCCGCCTCCCCGCTGCTGCTCAATTGCCTGTTCGAGAACAACAGTGCCGTCAGTGCCGGCGCCATCGGCAACGATGGCGGCTCGTCACCGCTGCTGGTCAACGTCACCATCAGAAACAACCGGGCCGACAGCGGGCTGGGAAGGGGACTGTACCAGGGGACCGGCGCCAACAACAACCCGGTGCTGATCAGGTCCACGGTCGACGACATCTACAACTGGCACGAGGATCTGGTTGCCGTGCTCGACTCGACGGCACCGCAGGGGCAGACCGTGCCGCTGAACCGCTTCATCGCCATCAGCAAGCTGAAGGGGCAGCTCACGGAGCATGACCTGCGCGATACGCCGGATACTGCTGCCGGGTTTCAGCCCGCACTGGACGGCGAAGGGCTCCTCCTGAATCCCCTGGTCGCCAAACTGCTGAACTTCCTGAACCAGAACAACGCCACCATCACCTATCGGGAGGAATACGCCCGTCCCGCCGTAAACCGCGCGGCAGCGGCAGGGGCGGTGATCCACGTGGCGCCGGCCGCCAAAGGCGCGGCCGGCGGCGACGGCAGCTCCTGGAGCAGCCCCCTTACCGACCTGCAACAGGCGATCGAGCTGGCCTCGCTGAGCAAGGCGTCGGTCTGGATCAAGGCCGGTACCTACCGGCCGCTACGGCAGGTGGAGGGGAGGATCGCCGCCTTCATCCTCTATGACGACGTCAAGCTCTACGGCGGGTTTGCCGGTACTGAGACCGCGCTGACACAACGCGGAGCCGGCCATGCCACCATCCTCAGCGCCCGGACGACCGAGGGGGAGTACCGCTATCCGCACGTGCTCTACGGTGCGAACAATGCGGTGCTGGACCGGCTGACCATCCGTGACGGCAAGGCGGACGGCATGACCTACAACGGCAAGGGAGGCGGTCTGCTGGCCTATCATGCCGGCAAAACCTTCCTGCCCCACGATCCGGCCGTCGGTTTCACCATGGCCATCACCAACTGCCGCTTCGAGCATAACGAGGCGCTGGAGGGGGGAGCCATTTACGCCTTCGGCAAGGCCACGCTGACGGTTACGGAAACGGTCTTCGAGAACAACCGGGCGGTTTACGGCGGCGCCGTCATGGATCGCGAGGGGAATCGTTCCGGGTATGCGAACTGTTCTTTCACCGGCAACAGCGCCGCAGCGGATGGCGGCGCCTATTATGCCGACTACGGCTCCCATGTCGCCTTCAGCAACAGCACCTTCAGCGGCAACAGTGCGAAGGAAAGCGGCGGCGCCATATACGAGCTCAGCCGTGCCTCGCAACTGGAGGCGACCGTGGTCAGCGTGGAGGGGGGCGGTTTCAGCGGCAATACCGCCGGTCGGGGCGCCAGCATCTTCAATCTCGATGCCAGCGAGCTGACGGTGAAAAACGCTGCCTATCCCGCTGGTTCGATCAGCGGCATCTTCAAATAG
- a CDS encoding response regulator transcription factor has translation MSESGRTQSILVIEDDPSYRGNIEMILKMEGFRVRTAADGRSGLAAVQEEVPDLILCDIMMPEMDGHTMFDILKSDVLFADVAFIFVTALADRSELRRAMAAGADDYLTKPFTAEELLAAVTGRLNRLRILRQSAGSTSFHKDLAWLREQLTPREHEVLLRVGRGDTSRQIADRLGISVKTVEIHRSNLMHKLNASNAATLARWAFIAEQR, from the coding sequence ATGAGCGAATCAGGGCGAACGCAGAGCATACTGGTCATCGAGGATGACCCCTCCTACCGGGGCAACATCGAGATGATCCTGAAAATGGAGGGGTTCCGGGTCCGCACCGCCGCGGACGGGCGCTCCGGCCTGGCGGCCGTGCAGGAGGAGGTGCCCGACCTGATCCTCTGTGACATCATGATGCCGGAAATGGACGGCCATACCATGTTCGACATCCTGAAAAGCGATGTCCTGTTCGCCGATGTTGCCTTCATTTTCGTGACCGCCCTGGCCGACCGCAGCGAACTGCGCAGGGCCATGGCCGCGGGGGCCGACGACTACCTGACCAAACCGTTTACCGCCGAGGAGCTGCTGGCCGCCGTGACCGGCCGCCTGAACCGGCTGCGCATCCTGCGGCAAAGCGCCGGCAGCACATCGTTCCATAAAGACCTGGCCTGGCTGCGGGAACAGCTCACCCCGCGGGAGCACGAGGTGCTGCTGCGGGTGGGACGGGGCGATACCTCCCGGCAGATCGCGGACCGCCTGGGGATCAGCGTCAAAACCGTCGAGATCCACCGCAGCAACCTGATGCACAAGCTCAATGCCAGCAACGCCGCCACGCTGGCCCGCTGGGCGTTTATCGCCGAGCAGCGCTGA
- a CDS encoding PAS domain-containing sensor histidine kinase, giving the protein MDIKTVILTLAIGSFVFGTILILFQYGKEPSQRIPFWVTAKFMQGGGSLLLYARDATPEFIGVLVANCLLLSGCAYEGWAIVHITGRRVSRFLHVSTAAATMAACVVMLFLEPSKSIAVSFSLHTLFYALPGWALLKHGGEASLLRRGLGWSFCLLALIFGVRAVWALVEPAQSHLFFGVMIHQVMLPAVYCMMLISGFSMLLLAKETSDRALRTTLREQKAILETLPTGLAILRERIIERCNPALEAIFGFAPGTMAGTSTACLYENAKASEQYGRIMYEAIVNRGSFAGEVAVMRQNGERFWAWVQGTSIFPERAQSYAVFSVTDISQQKAQQQLLQQQNQELEKAGQARSRFLKTVAHEFRTPLGLLASSTDILDRYWERLNTAERGEQNSRIRSAARQLSELTTAIISHNQAEGGSYEPVLQQVDLTAFCRTVAGEAETVWSNGHTLHLAIGDDCGSAVLDETLLRRVLQNLLSNAFRYTPPEGFIALRARRIEGQLVLEVVDSGIGISEDDQQHIFEAYYRGSNTGLRRGLGLGLAIVREALELLRGTITITSAPGAGTTMLVTLPLAEMET; this is encoded by the coding sequence GTGGATATCAAAACCGTCATTCTGACGCTGGCAATCGGCTCGTTCGTTTTCGGCACCATACTGATCCTGTTTCAGTACGGTAAGGAGCCGTCCCAGCGGATTCCCTTCTGGGTGACCGCCAAGTTCATGCAGGGTGGGGGATCGCTGCTGCTGTATGCTCGTGACGCAACCCCTGAATTCATCGGCGTTCTGGTGGCCAACTGCCTGCTGCTCAGCGGCTGTGCCTACGAAGGATGGGCCATCGTTCACATAACCGGCCGCCGGGTCAGCCGCTTCCTGCATGTTAGTACCGCGGCTGCCACCATGGCAGCCTGCGTCGTCATGCTGTTCCTTGAACCATCCAAGAGTATCGCGGTCAGTTTTTCCCTGCATACGCTCTTTTATGCGCTGCCGGGGTGGGCTTTGCTGAAGCACGGGGGGGAAGCGTCGCTGTTGCGGCGCGGCCTGGGCTGGAGCTTCTGTCTCCTGGCCCTGATTTTCGGGGTCAGGGCGGTCTGGGCGCTGGTGGAGCCGGCACAGTCCCATCTTTTCTTCGGCGTCATGATCCACCAGGTCATGCTGCCGGCCGTTTACTGCATGATGCTGATCAGCGGTTTCAGCATGCTGCTCCTGGCCAAGGAGACCAGCGACCGTGCCCTGCGCACGACGCTGCGGGAGCAGAAGGCCATTCTGGAGACCCTGCCCACCGGACTTGCCATCCTGCGGGAGCGGATCATCGAGCGCTGCAACCCGGCCCTGGAGGCGATCTTCGGATTTGCACCGGGAACCATGGCCGGCACGTCGACGGCATGTCTCTATGAAAACGCGAAAGCCAGCGAACAGTACGGCCGGATCATGTACGAGGCGATCGTCAACAGGGGGTCCTTCGCAGGTGAGGTGGCGGTGATGCGTCAGAACGGCGAGCGGTTCTGGGCCTGGGTGCAGGGAACCTCAATCTTTCCTGAGCGAGCCCAGTCCTACGCCGTCTTTTCCGTCACCGACATCAGTCAGCAGAAGGCGCAGCAGCAGCTCCTGCAGCAGCAGAATCAGGAACTGGAAAAGGCCGGCCAGGCACGGAGCCGGTTCCTGAAAACGGTTGCCCATGAATTCCGCACACCGCTGGGACTGCTGGCTTCCAGCACCGACATCCTGGACCGCTACTGGGAGCGCCTGAACACTGCGGAGCGGGGCGAACAGAACAGCCGCATCCGCAGCGCGGCCCGGCAGCTGTCGGAGTTGACCACCGCTATTATTTCCCACAACCAGGCGGAAGGCGGCAGCTACGAGCCGGTTCTTCAGCAGGTGGACCTGACGGCGTTCTGTCGTACCGTTGCCGGTGAGGCGGAAACGGTCTGGAGCAACGGCCACACCCTGCATCTCGCCATCGGCGACGACTGCGGCAGTGCCGTGCTTGATGAAACCCTCCTGCGCCGGGTACTGCAGAATCTGCTCAGCAACGCCTTTCGCTATACCCCGCCGGAGGGGTTCATCGCGCTGCGGGCCAGGCGCATCGAGGGACAGCTCGTACTGGAAGTGGTTGATTCCGGCATCGGGATCAGCGAAGATGATCAGCAGCATATCTTTGAAGCCTATTACCGGGGAAGCAATACCGGTCTGCGCCGGGGGCTGGGCCTTGGCCTGGCCATTGTGCGGGAGGCGCTGGAGCTGTTGCGGGGAACCATCACGATCACCAGCGCACCGGGAGCGGGAACCACCATGCTGGTCACGCTGCCGCTTGCCGAGATGGAGACATGA
- the obgE gene encoding GTPase ObgE, translating to MKFIDEVKLHCSSGHGGAGCVSFRREKFIPFGGPDGGDGGRGGDVLFEATSALSTLLELRHKPHQRAERGRHGMGKDRHGAAGADLTVKVPVGTVIRDAETGEELADLTEDGQRIVLLKGGRGGQGNARFATSTNKAPKFAQPGEEGEERILRLELKLMADVGLLGLPNAGKSSLISKVSAARPKVADYPFTTLAPSLGVVAYKDYRSFVMADIPGIIEGAHDGAGLGHRFLKHLERSGILVHLVDISGMPDSDPFAAYEAVNRELALFSDELAHKAQIVALSKMDLPTAREHLEEATRWFAERGVAVHPISSATGAGIERLLDAIAERLWSAPREEW from the coding sequence ATGAAGTTTATTGATGAAGTCAAACTGCACTGCAGCTCCGGCCACGGCGGCGCCGGCTGTGTCTCCTTCCGGCGGGAGAAGTTCATCCCCTTCGGCGGACCGGACGGCGGCGACGGCGGCCGTGGCGGCGACGTACTCTTCGAGGCCACCTCCGCCCTCTCCACCCTGCTGGAACTTCGCCACAAGCCGCACCAACGGGCGGAACGGGGGCGTCACGGCATGGGCAAGGACCGCCACGGCGCCGCCGGAGCCGACCTGACCGTGAAGGTGCCGGTGGGAACCGTGATCAGGGATGCCGAAACCGGCGAGGAGCTGGCCGATCTGACCGAAGACGGCCAACGGATTGTCCTGCTCAAGGGAGGACGGGGGGGGCAGGGAAACGCCCGCTTCGCCACCTCCACCAACAAGGCCCCCAAGTTCGCCCAGCCGGGCGAGGAAGGGGAAGAACGGATTCTCCGACTGGAGTTGAAGCTGATGGCCGACGTGGGGCTTTTGGGCCTGCCCAACGCCGGCAAGTCATCGTTGATCTCGAAGGTCTCGGCAGCTCGCCCCAAAGTGGCCGACTACCCCTTCACCACTCTGGCCCCCAGCCTGGGGGTAGTGGCGTACAAAGACTACCGTTCCTTTGTCATGGCCGACATACCGGGGATCATCGAGGGTGCCCATGACGGCGCCGGCCTGGGACACCGCTTCCTCAAGCACCTGGAGCGTTCCGGCATCCTGGTGCACCTGGTGGATATCTCCGGCATGCCGGACAGCGACCCCTTTGCCGCCTACGAGGCGGTGAACCGCGAGCTTGCCCTGTTCAGCGACGAATTGGCCCACAAGGCCCAGATCGTGGCCCTGAGCAAGATGGACCTGCCCACGGCCCGCGAGCATCTTGAGGAAGCGACCCGCTGGTTTGCCGAGCGGGGAGTTGCCGTTCACCCCATATCCTCAGCCACCGGCGCCGGGATCGAGCGGCTGCTGGACGCCATTGCCGAACGGCTCTGGAGTGCCCCCAGGGAGGAGTGGTGA
- the proB gene encoding glutamate 5-kinase, which produces MRREFLKNIRRVVIKLGSRVLTDDSGSLDGTVIRQLCSDVAELRMRGIQVVLVSSGAVAAGRNALGMPERSGTIPQKQAAAAVGQPRLMRLYQECFEQHGLVTGQVLLTADDLASRQRFLNARGTLEALLAAGAVPVINENDTVTVAEIKFGDNDNLSALVTNLVEANLLLILTDIEGLYTANPAIDPTARLIPLVRSVTREIERAAGGSGSSVGTGGMATKVAAAKKAARYGVPTLMAPGKRPGVIGAALAGTEIGTLFLPADKGLNRRKHWIAYTLRPAGKVLVDAGARTALLEKGTSLLPSGIQAVEGRFERGSCVRICGPDGEEFARGVSDYGSAEIALIAGRKSAEIEEVLGYHYGDAVVHRDNLALK; this is translated from the coding sequence ATGCGCCGGGAGTTCCTGAAAAACATCCGCCGGGTAGTAATCAAACTGGGCAGCCGGGTGTTGACCGATGATAGCGGCTCGCTGGACGGCACCGTGATCCGACAGCTTTGCTCCGACGTAGCTGAGCTGCGCATGCGGGGAATCCAGGTGGTTCTGGTCTCCTCCGGTGCTGTGGCCGCCGGTCGCAACGCCTTGGGAATGCCGGAGCGCTCCGGCACCATTCCCCAGAAGCAGGCGGCGGCGGCGGTGGGACAGCCCCGCCTGATGCGACTGTATCAGGAATGTTTCGAACAGCACGGCCTGGTCACCGGCCAGGTATTGCTGACCGCCGACGACCTGGCCAGTCGCCAGCGGTTTCTCAATGCCCGCGGCACCCTGGAGGCGCTGCTGGCGGCGGGGGCGGTGCCGGTGATCAACGAGAACGACACCGTCACCGTGGCTGAGATCAAATTCGGCGACAACGACAACCTCTCGGCCCTGGTGACCAACCTGGTGGAAGCCAATCTGTTGCTGATCCTGACCGATATCGAAGGGCTCTACACCGCCAATCCCGCGATAGATCCGACGGCCCGGCTGATACCGCTGGTGCGCAGCGTCACCAGAGAGATCGAGCGTGCCGCCGGTGGCAGCGGCTCCAGCGTCGGAACCGGCGGTATGGCCACCAAGGTGGCGGCGGCCAAGAAGGCGGCCCGTTATGGAGTGCCGACCCTGATGGCACCGGGGAAACGGCCCGGCGTGATCGGCGCGGCGCTGGCGGGCACGGAGATCGGCACCCTGTTCCTGCCGGCCGACAAGGGGTTGAACCGTCGCAAGCACTGGATCGCCTACACGTTGCGGCCGGCCGGCAAAGTCCTGGTGGATGCGGGCGCCCGCACCGCGTTACTGGAGAAGGGGACCAGCCTGCTTCCGTCCGGTATCCAGGCTGTTGAAGGACGCTTCGAGCGGGGAAGCTGCGTGCGGATCTGCGGGCCGGACGGCGAGGAGTTCGCCCGCGGGGTCAGCGATTACGGTAGTGCGGAAATCGCACTGATCGCGGGACGCAAGAGTGCTGAAATTGAAGAGGTGCTGGGCTACCACTACGGTGATGCCGTGGTGCACCGCGACAACTTGGCACTGAAATAA